From Rhodococcus antarcticus, the proteins below share one genomic window:
- a CDS encoding thymidylate synthase gives MDTPYEDLLADVMATGTHKSDRTGTGTRSVFGRQLRFDLSAGFPLVTTKRVHLRSVVGELLWFLRGESNVSWLRENGVRIWDEWADADGELGPVYGVQWRSWPTPDGQHVDQVAQVLESLRTNPDSRRHVVSAWNVADLGAMALPPCHLLFQFYVADGKLSCQLYQRSADLFLGVPFNIASYSLLTHMVAQQLDLEVGDFVWTGGDCHVYDNHVEQVTTQLARQPYPRPRLELRRAASLFDYTLDDVSVVDYRHHPTIAAPVAV, from the coding sequence ATGGACACGCCGTACGAGGACCTGCTGGCCGACGTCATGGCCACCGGGACCCACAAGTCCGACCGCACCGGGACCGGGACCCGCAGCGTCTTCGGCCGCCAGCTGCGCTTCGACCTGTCCGCCGGCTTCCCGCTGGTCACCACCAAGCGGGTGCACCTCCGGTCGGTGGTCGGCGAGCTGCTGTGGTTCCTGCGCGGGGAGTCCAACGTGTCCTGGCTGCGGGAGAACGGCGTGCGGATCTGGGACGAGTGGGCCGACGCCGACGGTGAGCTCGGCCCGGTCTACGGGGTGCAGTGGCGCAGCTGGCCCACGCCGGACGGGCAGCACGTGGACCAGGTGGCCCAGGTGCTGGAGTCGCTGCGGACCAACCCGGACTCGCGCCGGCACGTGGTCTCGGCCTGGAACGTCGCCGACCTCGGCGCGATGGCCCTGCCGCCCTGCCACCTGCTGTTCCAGTTCTACGTGGCCGACGGGAAGCTGTCCTGCCAGCTCTACCAGCGCAGCGCCGACCTGTTCCTGGGCGTGCCGTTCAACATCGCCAGCTACTCCCTGCTCACGCACATGGTGGCCCAGCAGCTCGACCTGGAGGTGGGGGACTTCGTGTGGACCGGCGGTGACTGCCACGTCTACGACAACCACGTGGAGCAGGTCACCACCCAGCTCGCCCGGCAGCCGTACCCGCGGCCGCGCCTGGAGCTGCGCCGGGCGGCCTCGCTGTTCGACTACACCCTCGACGACGTCTCCGTGGTCGACTACCGCCACCACCCCACCATCGCCGCGCCCGTCGCGGTCTGA
- a CDS encoding toxin-antitoxin system HicB family antitoxin, translated as MDLTTYTDSLRDDLTAAAALGDEQTRRTAAALATSVEPALRLTLMTALSDLSAEITAALGDRVVEVRLDGRDVRVVVTGDAAGAEPAAAPGPRSVEDVTGDISRVTLRVVEQVKARAEEAANREGVSLNSWLSQAVQGALREPGARSRPDTDGGGSLRGWVKG; from the coding sequence ATGGACCTCACCACGTACACCGACTCCCTCCGGGACGACCTCACGGCGGCTGCCGCGCTGGGTGACGAGCAGACCCGCCGCACCGCCGCCGCCCTGGCCACCTCGGTCGAGCCCGCCCTTCGTCTCACCCTCATGACCGCGCTCTCCGACCTCTCCGCCGAGATCACCGCCGCACTGGGTGACCGGGTGGTCGAGGTGCGCCTGGACGGCCGCGACGTGCGGGTGGTCGTCACCGGCGACGCCGCCGGTGCGGAGCCCGCCGCGGCCCCCGGACCGCGCAGCGTCGAGGACGTGACCGGCGACATCAGCCGGGTGACGCTCCGCGTGGTCGAGCAGGTCAAGGCCAGGGCCGAGGAGGCCGCGAACCGGGAGGGCGTGTCGCTGAACTCCTGGCTCTCCCAGGCCGTCCAGGGAGCGCTGCGCGAGCCCGGTGCCCGTTCGCGTCCGGACACCGACGGCGGCGGCTCGCTGCGCGGGTGGGTCAAGGGATGA
- the thyX gene encoding FAD-dependent thymidylate synthase, which translates to MPRTPASQVHQLRVQLVARTEFLPPADVPWSTDAEGGQALAEFAGRACYQSWSKPRPSTATNAAFLRHVLQVGHLSVLEHGTATLYLRGVSRAVAHEVLRHRHFSTSELSPRHVPTDGAPVVVPAVVAQDPAAAELFLRAATAARAAHDELLTALEAGRSGGAASAGPELAAETLRHKQARQAALALLPGATETQLVVTGNYRAWRHFVAARATDLVDLEVRALAVACLRQLQSAAPHVFSDFEVGELVDGTEVASSPYVTEA; encoded by the coding sequence GTGCCCCGGACGCCGGCGAGCCAGGTGCACCAGCTGCGGGTGCAGCTGGTGGCGCGCACGGAGTTCCTGCCGCCGGCCGACGTCCCGTGGAGCACCGACGCCGAGGGTGGCCAGGCGCTGGCCGAGTTCGCCGGGCGCGCCTGCTACCAGAGCTGGTCCAAGCCCAGGCCGAGCACCGCCACCAACGCGGCGTTCCTGCGCCACGTGCTGCAGGTCGGCCACCTCTCCGTGCTCGAGCACGGCACGGCCACCCTGTACCTGCGCGGGGTCTCCCGTGCCGTGGCGCACGAGGTGCTGCGGCACCGGCACTTCTCCACCTCCGAGCTCTCCCCCCGGCACGTGCCGACCGACGGTGCCCCCGTGGTGGTCCCGGCGGTGGTGGCGCAGGACCCGGCGGCGGCCGAGCTGTTCCTGCGCGCCGCCACCGCCGCCCGCGCGGCGCACGACGAGCTGCTCACGGCGCTGGAGGCGGGTCGGAGCGGGGGGGCTGCGTCGGCCGGCCCGGAGCTCGCGGCGGAGACCCTGCGGCACAAGCAGGCCCGCCAGGCCGCCCTCGCGCTGCTGCCCGGCGCCACCGAGACCCAGCTCGTCGTGACGGGGAACTACCGGGCGTGGCGGCACTTCGTCGCCGCACGGGCGACCGACCTGGTGGACCTCGAGGTGCGCGCGCTCGCCGTGGCGTGCCTGCGCCAGCTCCAGTCCGCCGCCCCGCACGTGTTCTCCGACTTCGAGGTCGGCGAGCTGGTCGACGGCACCGAGGTGGCCTCGAGCCCGTACGTCACGGAGGCGTGA
- a CDS encoding TIGR03085 family metal-binding protein, whose protein sequence is MTTAARRERAALAVLVTATGPEAPTLCGDWTTRDLLAHLVLRETRLDAAPGIAVPPFAGWTSRVQAGIAARDWSTLVADLRDGPPWWSPFRLLDPLVNGAELFVHHEDVRRAQPGWEPRLLPAAQQDALWKQARLVARLGYRHSPVGVVLRRTSGATSTARRGPRPVTLVGEPAELLLHAFGRDEVRIDGRGDAADVAAVLALDRSF, encoded by the coding sequence GTGACCACTGCCGCCCGGCGCGAGCGTGCCGCCCTCGCCGTCCTGGTCACCGCGACCGGGCCCGAGGCCCCCACCCTCTGCGGGGACTGGACCACCCGCGACCTGCTCGCGCACCTCGTGCTCCGGGAGACCCGTCTCGACGCGGCCCCCGGAATCGCGGTCCCCCCGTTCGCCGGCTGGACCTCGCGGGTGCAGGCCGGCATCGCCGCGCGGGACTGGTCGACGCTGGTGGCCGACCTGCGCGACGGGCCGCCGTGGTGGTCGCCGTTCCGGCTGCTCGACCCCCTGGTCAACGGCGCCGAGCTGTTCGTGCACCACGAGGACGTCCGCCGCGCGCAGCCCGGCTGGGAGCCCCGGCTGCTGCCCGCGGCCCAGCAGGACGCGCTGTGGAAGCAGGCGCGGCTGGTGGCGCGGCTGGGCTACCGGCACAGCCCCGTGGGGGTCGTGCTGCGCCGGACGTCGGGCGCCACCAGCACGGCCAGGCGCGGCCCGCGCCCGGTCACCCTCGTCGGCGAGCCCGCCGAGCTGCTGCTGCACGCCTTCGGTCGCGACGAGGTGCGGATCGACGGCCGGGGGGACGCGGCCGACGTCGCCGCGGTGCTCGCCCTCGACCGCAGCTTCTGA